Proteins encoded by one window of Haliotis asinina isolate JCU_RB_2024 chromosome 6, JCU_Hal_asi_v2, whole genome shotgun sequence:
- the LOC137287640 gene encoding serine-threonine kinase receptor-associated protein-like: MSALRQTPLTCSGHTRPVVYLNFSDITPYGYFSISACKDGKPMLRQGDTGDWIGTFEGHKGAVWGATLNRDATRAATGAADFTAKLWDAEKGEEIHSFAHKHIVKCVDFSADSNFLLTGTQEKNLRIFDLLKPEAEPRVLSGHTANVRSALFTKGDKSIISISDDKTVRLWDVSSGTEVRKIDLPAQPSSLELARDGSVFLVTHGHKTCFFNSDTFDSVREYESPAPVNSSSLHPSKNIFVSGGEDFKMYKYDYETGEELESFKGHFGPVHCVRFSPDGELYASGSEDGTLRLWQTTVGKTYGLWKCISPEDNLSNSDSNIPLKAEA; this comes from the exons ATGTCGGCTCTGCGACAAACACCGCTGACTTGCAGTGGACATACTCGACCAGTGGTTTATTTGAATTTTAGTGATATAACACCATATGGATATTTCAGCATAAGCGCTTGCAAAG ATGGAAAGCCAATGTTACGGCAAGGCGACACAGGGGACTGGATTGGGACTTTCGAGGGTCACAAGGGAGCAGTATGGGGAGCCACACTGAACCGAGATGCCACCAGGGCTGCAACTGGTGCTGCAGATTTTACTGC GAAACTCTGGGATGCAGAGAAAGGCGAGGAGATCCACTCGTTTGCCCATAAGCACATTGTGAAGTGTGTGGATTTCTCCGCTGATAGCAACTTTCTTCTCACGGGAACCCAGGAGAAAAACCTTCGAATATTTGATCTGTTGAAGCCAGAAGCAG AGCCACGAGTACTAAGTGGACACACTGCCAATGTCAGATCAGCCTTGTtcacaaagggagataaatctatCATCAGCATATCAGATGATAAGACTGTCAG ACTCTGGGATGTCAGCAGTGGGACAGAGGTGAGGAAGATTGATCTGCCAGCTCAGCCATCTAGTCTAGAGTTGGCCCGCGACGGAAGTGTCTTCCTGGTCACACATGGCCATAAGACATGCTTTTTTAATTCTGATAC GTTTGATAGTGTGAGAGAGTATGAATCCCCAGCACCGGTAAACTCCTCATCTCTCCATCCTTCAAAAAACATCTTTGTTTCTGGAGGCGAGGACTTCAAAATGTACAAGTATGACTATGAAACTGGAGAGGAACTTG AATCATTCAAGGGACATTTTGGTCCAGTTCACTGTGTGAGGTTTTCTCCTGATGGGGAgttgtatgccagtggcagtgaAGACGGAACTCTACGTTTGTGGCAGACAACTGTCGGCAAAACATACGGTTTGTGGAAATGCATCTCTCCAGAAGACAACCTCTCAAACTCCGATTCCAACATTCCTCTGAAGGCAGAGGCGTAA
- the LOC137287643 gene encoding NADH dehydrogenase [ubiquinone] 1 beta subcomplex subunit 8, mitochondrial-like — MATFRSVLLASKVFRPCITNRSIKTSAVVSNWNKDWKPGPYPMTPEERANAAKRYGLRVEDYDVYADDGTGYGDYPKLPHVSGDIRDPNEDWDLPEIKRNYGEPLHVDHDMIGEDRYNINANPRLSYRTMFLSTGTFLGTLLAIYILTEPYPHFLPVMPKQYPFNNLYLENGGDPAQEKAVQHYTFEPAD, encoded by the exons ATGGCGACCTTCAGGAGTGTTTTGCTAGCAAGCAAAGTGTTTCGGCCATGCATAACTAACAGATCCATCAAGACATCAGCGGTAGTTTCAA ACTGGAATAAGGACTGGAAGCCAGGCCCATATCCCATGACCCCTGAAGAACGCGCCAATGCTGCCAAAAGATACGGGTTGCGGGTTGAAGATTATGACGTGTATGCTGATGATGGTACTGGATATGGAGACTACCCCAAGCTTCCACATGTATCTGGAGATATCAGGGATCCAAATGAGGACTGGGATTTACCAGAGATAAAAAGAAACTATGGTGAACCT tTGCATGTCGACCATGATATGATTGGTGAAGACAGGTACAACATAAATGCCAACCCCAGACTGTCGTA CCGGACAATGTTCCTATCAACTGGTACTTTCCTCGGTACATTATTAGCGATCTATATTCTGACAGAACCATACCCACACTTTCTGCCAGTG atGCCTAAACAATACCCATTCAACAACCTCTACCTGGAAAATGGTGGTGATCCAGCACAGGAGAAAGCAGTGCAACACTACACATTTGAGCCTGCAGATTAA